The region CCAGGTCGGACACGAACGTCTCGATTGCCTGTCTGGCCGACCCGTGATTCCACGAAGGGAGAACATTCATGTCCCCACGGTGCGGTGCGGAGCGCCCCACCGCACCATCCCGATCGGGTGGGTTAGGCCGCCTGCTCCTTGGCGGTCGACGACGCGGTCACCAGGATCGGCAGGTGGTCGGATGCACCGATCGGAAGCGTCTCGACGTTGTCAATGACCATTCCGACGCTCGTGACGAAGTCGAAGTGACCCGTGAAGATCTTGTAGCGCGTGTAGGTGCGGCGGTCGCTCAGCGAGAGATCGTAGCCGGTCTTGCCGATGCGCTTGCCGAGTCCCTTCTGGAACAGCGGGTAGTTGTAGTCGCCCACCATCACGTGGGGCAGGTCGCCCATGGCCTTGAGCGCCTCGTGCGCCGCCTTGATCTGGTTGCGGCGCAGCGAGTTGAGGGCGGTGAGCGGCGAGGCGTGGAACGACGCGGCGATGAACTCGTGGCCGGTCTCGTTGTCGAGGAACCGGGTGCCGATCAGTCGCTCGTGCGTCGGCGAAGCGATGATGTCGTGCAGCGACTTCTTGAGCTCGAAGGTCTTGGTCTCGAGCGGGGTGAAACGCTCGGTGCGGTAGTAGATCGCGAGTCCGAGGCGGTTGAGCTTCGTGGCGTCCGCGAGCTTCATCGGGCCGACCTCTGCGGGAAGCAGCTTGGTGTCGCACTCCTGGAGGCACAGCAGGTCGAGATCGTAGGTGTCGATCAGCCCGGCCAGTTCGGCGCTCGCCATGTTTTTACGAAGGTTGTAGCTTGCGATTTTAATGGTGACTACCTGCTCTGCCGGGTTCGATCTGCACGATTGACTCGCAAAGTCTACGACGGACGTCTGTACGCCCGGCTGAACGCGAGGTAAAGCGGCGTGGCGTCCCGCGACGGTTCGCGCTACCGTTTCGGCATGGCTCAGCAGGTACGGCGACGGGTGATCGTCAGCGGTGTCGTTCAGGGGGTCGGCTTCCGGTGGAGC is a window of Conyzicola nivalis DNA encoding:
- a CDS encoding endonuclease/exonuclease/phosphatase family protein: MKIASYNLRKNMASAELAGLIDTYDLDLLCLQECDTKLLPAEVGPMKLADATKLNRLGLAIYYRTERFTPLETKTFELKKSLHDIIASPTHERLIGTRFLDNETGHEFIAASFHASPLTALNSLRRNQIKAAHEALKAMGDLPHVMVGDYNYPLFQKGLGKRIGKTGYDLSLSDRRTYTRYKIFTGHFDFVTSVGMVIDNVETLPIGASDHLPILVTASSTAKEQAA